A section of the Clostridium omnivorum genome encodes:
- a CDS encoding metallophosphoesterase family protein — MIPLKIGIMSDTHLDKHPEKIVEYIDKYFNDVDLIIHAGDYTNCKVIELIKSRKKFIGVWGNVDKRPVRSVLNEKEIINVEGKKIGIFHGHGDKKTTPERAIEIFKDDNADIIIFGHSHQPSIFTKNKTLLLNPGSLSRKRKEPWFSYIILTIDKNSISAEMKFFTKI, encoded by the coding sequence GTGATACCTTTGAAAATTGGAATAATGTCAGATACACATCTTGATAAACATCCCGAAAAAATAGTTGAATATATAGATAAGTATTTTAACGATGTGGACCTTATAATTCACGCTGGTGACTACACTAATTGTAAAGTAATAGAGCTAATAAAAAGTCGTAAAAAGTTTATTGGAGTATGGGGCAATGTTGATAAACGACCTGTAAGATCTGTTTTAAATGAAAAAGAGATTATAAATGTTGAAGGTAAAAAAATAGGCATATTTCATGGTCATGGTGATAAAAAAACAACTCCGGAACGAGCCATTGAGATATTTAAGGATGATAATGCTGATATTATAATATTTGGTCATAGCCATCAGCCTTCTATTTTTACTAAAAATAAAACCCTACTGTTAAATCCAGGCTCCCTGTCTAGGAAAAGGAAGGAACCTTGGTTTTCATATATTATACTTACCATTGATAAAAATTCAATTAGTGCTGAAATGAAATTCTTCACTAAAATATGA